In Candidatus Competibacteraceae bacterium, the following are encoded in one genomic region:
- the scpB gene encoding methylmalonyl-CoA decarboxylase, whose protein sequence is MSLIITETENAIGTITMNHAAKRNALSDALIEEITITLEAFKEQNIRVVVLRAPAGAKVWSAGHDVSELPNRGRDPLGWADSLRVVIRAIQEYPAPVLGLIEGGVWGGGCEVAMACDILVATPDATFAITPAKLGVPYNLGGLLTVMNMIPLPVAKEMLFTAQPIPAAQALNLGMINYIKPAEEIESFIYALATHIVANAPLSISVMKEELRLLSSARSITPELFERIQGLRRIVYDSHDYQEGLKAFLEKRKPQFKGE, encoded by the coding sequence GTGTCCCTGATCATCACTGAAACCGAGAACGCCATCGGCACCATCACCATGAATCATGCCGCCAAGCGTAACGCGCTCAGCGATGCGCTGATCGAGGAAATCACCATTACCTTAGAGGCTTTCAAGGAACAGAATATCCGCGTCGTGGTGCTGCGCGCTCCGGCCGGCGCCAAAGTGTGGTCCGCCGGTCACGATGTCAGCGAATTGCCGAACCGGGGTCGCGATCCGCTGGGTTGGGCCGACTCCTTGCGGGTGGTCATTCGGGCCATTCAGGAATATCCGGCCCCCGTTCTCGGTCTTATCGAGGGCGGTGTGTGGGGTGGTGGCTGCGAAGTCGCCATGGCCTGCGACATCCTGGTCGCCACGCCCGACGCGACTTTCGCAATCACGCCGGCCAAACTCGGCGTCCCTTATAACCTAGGCGGTTTGCTGACGGTGATGAATATGATCCCGTTGCCGGTGGCAAAAGAGATGCTGTTCACGGCCCAGCCGATCCCGGCGGCTCAAGCCTTGAATCTGGGTATGATCAACTACATTAAGCCGGCCGAGGAAATCGAGAGTTTCATCTATGCATTAGCGACTCATATCGTCGCCAATGCCCCGCTGAGCATTTCCGTGATGAAAGAGGAATTGCGGTTGCTGTCCAGCGCGCGCTCGATTACTCCTGAATTGTTCGAACGGATTCAGGGGCTGCGTCGTATCGTTTACGATAGTCACGATTATCAGGAAGGTTTGAAAGCGTTCCTAGAGAAGCGCAAGCCCCAGTTCAAGGGGGAATAA
- a CDS encoding DUF1127 domain-containing protein, with product MFLDTVFRWEFFSHPRAGLRPRLRVALNQVRAWHETYRQRRTLLGFDDAMLKDIGISRVDALQEGEKPFWRP from the coding sequence ATGTTCCTTGATACTGTATTCCGCTGGGAATTTTTCTCACACCCGCGCGCTGGTCTCCGCCCGCGCTTGCGGGTTGCGCTGAACCAAGTGCGTGCCTGGCATGAAACCTATCGCCAGCGTCGAACCTTGCTCGGTTTTGATGATGCGATGTTGAAAGATATTGGGATCAGTCGCGTCGATGCGCTTCAGGAAGGGGAAAAGCCGTTTTGGCGTCCTTGA
- a CDS encoding DUF3015 family protein: MKCLLNAALTAALGFAVCSCTIVSDPSSGASGATSGSSGGSSTASMNRQQQATEFAKINLEQLRNDMAAGEGEYLSSLAVLLAIEPNRQPAFFTLAREKFRVLFPSDRTSAAEMLAALEQEMRANPRVGQRVTLN; this comes from the coding sequence ATGAAATGCTTGCTTAATGCCGCCTTAACCGCAGCACTGGGGTTTGCCGTTTGTTCCTGCACCATCGTTTCCGATCCCAGTTCCGGCGCCAGCGGCGCGACCAGCGGTTCCAGCGGTGGCTCCAGCACGGCGTCCATGAATCGCCAGCAACAAGCCACCGAATTCGCCAAGATCAATCTGGAACAACTGCGCAACGACATGGCGGCGGGCGAGGGTGAATATCTCAGTTCGCTGGCCGTATTGCTTGCCATCGAGCCGAACCGCCAGCCGGCTTTCTTCACCCTGGCGCGGGAGAAATTCAGGGTGTTGTTTCCCAGCGACCGTACCAGCGCCGCTGAAATGTTGGCGGCGCTAGAGCAGGAGATGCGGGCCAATCCACGAGTCGGTCAGCGGGTGACGCTGAACTGA
- the crcB gene encoding fluoride efflux transporter CrcB: MGFYAFIAIGIGAASGAWLRWGLGILLNPVFPTLPFGTLAANLLGGFLMGMAMQFLLEHALLAPEIRLFITTGFLGGLTTFSTFSAETVTLLLREEYAWTSVIVLAHVIGSVSMTLLGIAVMKWLVASGAP, from the coding sequence ATGGGTTTTTACGCCTTTATTGCCATCGGCATCGGCGCCGCTTCAGGCGCTTGGTTGCGCTGGGGATTGGGTATTTTGCTCAATCCCGTATTCCCGACCCTGCCCTTTGGAACGCTGGCTGCAAACCTGCTGGGCGGGTTCTTGATGGGAATGGCCATGCAATTTCTGCTCGAACACGCCCTGCTCGCGCCCGAAATTCGCTTGTTCATCACCACCGGCTTTCTGGGTGGGCTTACCACCTTCTCCACCTTTTCGGCCGAAACCGTAACTTTGCTGCTGCGTGAGGAATACGCCTGGACCTCCGTTATCGTCCTGGCGCATGTGATCGGCTCGGTGAGTATGACGTTGCTGGGCATAGCGGTCATGAAATGGCTCGTTGCATCGGGAGCGCCATGA
- a CDS encoding superoxide dismutase produces the protein MSVNLFDHALNRRQFLSAVLAGSAALAFGDLVLPRVTRAAAAGPFALPPLPYADNALSPAISANTIGFHYGKHHQGYVTKLNELVAGTPFAEQSLEAVIKASAGKADQAAIFNNAAQVWNHTFYWNSLQPKGGGKPAGALAELIEKSFGGYDKFKAEFAKAATGQFGSGWAWLIKDGDKLAVTKTGNADTPIAHDQKPLLTIDVWEHAYYLDYQNRRADYVAAVIDNLLNWEFAAKNLAG, from the coding sequence ATGTCCGTTAACCTGTTCGACCATGCTTTAAACCGTCGCCAATTTTTGTCTGCGGTGTTAGCGGGTTCCGCCGCGCTAGCCTTCGGCGATCTGGTGTTGCCGCGCGTGACCCGCGCCGCCGCCGCTGGCCCGTTTGCCCTACCGCCCCTACCTTATGCTGACAATGCGCTGAGTCCCGCCATCTCGGCCAACACCATCGGTTTCCATTACGGCAAGCATCACCAAGGCTACGTCACCAAACTCAACGAACTGGTTGCCGGCACGCCGTTCGCCGAGCAATCGCTGGAAGCCGTGATCAAGGCCAGCGCCGGCAAAGCCGATCAGGCAGCCATCTTCAACAACGCCGCGCAAGTCTGGAATCACACCTTCTACTGGAACAGCTTGCAACCCAAAGGCGGCGGCAAACCGGCGGGCGCATTGGCCGAATTGATCGAAAAATCCTTCGGCGGTTACGACAAGTTCAAGGCTGAATTTGCTAAGGCCGCGACCGGCCAATTCGGCAGCGGTTGGGCATGGTTGATTAAAGATGGTGACAAGCTAGCGGTGACCAAAACCGGCAATGCCGACACGCCCATCGCCCACGATCAGAAACCGCTGCTGACCATCGACGTGTGGGAGCACGCTTATTATCTGGATTACCAGAACCGGCGAGCCGATTACGTTGCCGCCGTCATCGACAATCTCCTCAACTGGGAATTTGCCGCGAAGAATCTGGCGGGTTGA
- a CDS encoding EAL domain-containing protein: protein MMGTFGLAVLALLLGGVWVFGRAAHAVKAPANAAAWGAAALTVLIGLTLTGGVFLEFRQRSRDALERRFHSMAVERSQAIVAEFKGSLRELDAVRRFYNISGDVTRATFHQFVAPIFQYHQFQALEWIPRVAREQRAGFEAAARQDGLAGFQFTERDSEGRLVPASERDEYFPVYYLEPYTSNEAALGYSPDSLHPSRGAALLQAWDSGQLTLTERYVLVQESDRRFSVLAFAPVYHGGETPPSVEERRQRLKGFVLGVFRMSDVIANVFANHLSAGLVMSVSDLSAPLERQPLYIWSPSQPDAEPAVGHPPLLYRQDFAMANRVWRIEARPTAVFRADNTDRSYRWVPAVGTLLTFLVALYLFTVASQRRRAEQLVAERTAELRESEQLFRLIFEKGGDGALLLDNGCFIDCNERVLVMFGATRREQVVACQPADLSPDRQPDGRLSAEKARALGAAAFQEGDQRFEWLHRHFSGAEFWVEVQLTPIPWHGRRILYAACRDISQRKRAEEALRESEERFRALHEAASSGMVIHERGLILECNQSLADMIGSPVERLAGMSCLLLFAPEWRELVKQYLLDDAIKAYEAEGLREDGSVYPLEIRSKNSVYQGRSVRVTEFRDITEQRRAEERQRLATAVFETVRESIVVTDAENNIVAVNPAFTTLSGYAEAEVLGRSPHLLKSERQSETDYATMWRTVADEGIWQGELWNRRKDGELYLALATINQVWNAAGELTYYVSIATDITEQKQAEQRIEHLAYYDALTDLPNRTLLAQRAELALALAARRDEELALLFLDLDRFKEVNDSLGHAEGDTLLVQVAARLKSLLRNSDTVCRLGGDEFVLLLPDAGRDGAPRVADKMLAAFREPFTVAGHSLRVTVSVGAALYPHDGTTFDDLLKNADTALYRAKQEGRNTQVSYAREMNVAAFERLVLESELRKAIESGQLVAYFQPKVYLSDGRLAGAEALVRWLHPERGLISPGFFIPVAEASGLIVALGDWMLEAVCRQLAAWREAGFPPLTVAVNLAARHFRDLECVGRIQNLLAVYGLPPQALELELTESTLLDAGTRTAETLLALQQLEIGLAIDDFGTGYSSLGYLKRLPITALKIDQSFVRDLVTDPDDLILAATIVNLGHSLGLTVVAEGVETEQQRRILLEQGCDLAQGYLFGPPVPAERFVGWFGCDTVRPQPIGEGPPGVRPASG from the coding sequence TTGATGGGAACGTTCGGGCTGGCTGTACTCGCGCTGTTGCTCGGCGGAGTCTGGGTGTTCGGCCGGGCCGCCCATGCCGTCAAAGCACCCGCGAACGCGGCGGCCTGGGGCGCCGCCGCCTTGACTGTCTTGATCGGTCTGACTCTGACCGGTGGGGTTTTTCTGGAGTTTCGTCAAAGGAGCCGGGATGCGTTGGAGCGGCGCTTTCACTCGATGGCCGTCGAGCGATCTCAAGCCATCGTAGCGGAATTTAAAGGAAGTCTGCGCGAACTTGACGCCGTGCGGCGTTTTTACAACATCTCCGGCGATGTCACTCGCGCCACGTTTCACCAGTTCGTCGCGCCGATCTTTCAATATCACCAGTTCCAGGCGTTGGAGTGGATTCCTCGGGTGGCGCGGGAGCAGCGCGCCGGCTTTGAAGCCGCCGCCCGCCAGGACGGTTTGGCGGGATTTCAATTCACGGAACGGGATTCGGAAGGGCGACTGGTTCCAGCCAGCGAGCGCGATGAGTATTTTCCGGTTTACTACCTGGAGCCTTATACCAGCAATGAAGCAGCTTTAGGATACAGCCCTGATTCTCTTCATCCATCCCGAGGAGCGGCACTGTTGCAGGCGTGGGACAGCGGTCAACTCACCCTCACCGAGCGCTACGTTTTAGTTCAGGAATCCGACCGGCGATTTTCAGTGTTGGCGTTCGCGCCGGTGTATCACGGCGGAGAAACTCCGCCCAGCGTGGAGGAACGCCGGCAGCGTTTGAAAGGCTTCGTCTTGGGAGTCTTCCGAATGTCCGATGTCATCGCGAACGTCTTTGCCAACCACCTGTCCGCTGGGCTGGTGATGAGCGTGAGCGATCTTTCCGCCCCGCTCGAACGGCAACCGCTTTATATCTGGAGCCCATCCCAACCAGACGCCGAACCGGCGGTGGGCCATCCCCCGTTGCTATACCGTCAGGATTTCGCGATGGCCAACCGGGTCTGGCGAATCGAGGCGCGCCCGACCGCGGTGTTCAGGGCCGACAATACCGACCGCTCGTATCGCTGGGTACCCGCGGTCGGAACGCTCCTCACCTTTCTGGTCGCGCTTTATCTGTTCACCGTGGCATCCCAACGCCGCCGCGCGGAACAATTGGTGGCGGAGCGTACGGCCGAATTGCGAGAGAGCGAACAGTTGTTTCGCTTGATCTTTGAAAAAGGGGGCGATGGCGCGCTGCTGCTCGATAACGGATGCTTCATCGATTGCAACGAGCGGGTGCTCGTCATGTTTGGCGCCACCCGCCGCGAGCAGGTCGTCGCCTGCCAGCCGGCCGATCTGTCGCCAGACCGCCAGCCGGATGGTCGCTTGTCCGCCGAAAAGGCGCGGGCGTTAGGCGCGGCGGCTTTTCAAGAAGGCGACCAGCGCTTCGAATGGCTGCATCGCCATTTCAGTGGCGCGGAGTTTTGGGTAGAAGTGCAACTAACGCCGATTCCCTGGCATGGTCGGCGGATTTTGTACGCCGCCTGCCGCGACATCAGCCAGCGCAAACGTGCGGAAGAAGCATTGCGCGAAAGCGAGGAACGGTTCCGCGCGTTGCACGAAGCCGCCTCCAGCGGGATGGTCATTCACGAGCGCGGACTCATTTTGGAGTGCAATCAGAGTCTGGCCGACATGATCGGGTCGCCGGTGGAGCGGCTGGCCGGCATGAGCTGCTTGTTGCTGTTCGCCCCCGAATGGCGGGAGCTGGTCAAGCAATATCTTCTCGATGACGCCATCAAAGCCTACGAAGCCGAAGGGCTGCGCGAGGATGGTTCCGTCTATCCGCTGGAGATTCGCAGCAAGAACAGCGTCTATCAAGGCCGTTCGGTTCGAGTGACGGAATTTCGCGACATCACGGAACAGCGGCGGGCGGAGGAGCGGCAGCGGCTGGCGACGGCGGTGTTCGAAACGGTTCGGGAATCGATCGTGGTGACCGATGCCGAGAATAATATTGTCGCCGTCAATCCGGCGTTTACCACATTGAGCGGCTATGCGGAAGCCGAGGTGCTGGGTCGAAGCCCGCATCTGCTCAAATCCGAGCGGCAATCCGAAACCGATTACGCCACCATGTGGCGGACCGTCGCTGATGAAGGCATTTGGCAAGGCGAACTCTGGAACCGGCGCAAGGACGGCGAGCTCTATCTGGCGCTGGCCACCATCAATCAGGTGTGGAACGCGGCCGGCGAACTGACCTATTACGTAAGTATCGCTACCGACATCACCGAACAGAAGCAAGCCGAGCAGCGCATCGAGCATCTGGCTTACTACGATGCGCTGACCGATCTGCCCAACCGGACGCTGCTGGCCCAGCGAGCGGAACTGGCGCTGGCGCTGGCGGCGCGGCGCGACGAGGAACTGGCGCTGCTGTTTCTCGATCTGGATCGCTTCAAGGAAGTGAACGATTCGCTCGGCCACGCCGAAGGCGACACCCTGTTGGTGCAGGTCGCGGCGCGGCTCAAAAGCCTGCTTCGCAACTCGGATACCGTTTGCCGCTTGGGAGGCGATGAATTCGTGTTGCTCCTGCCCGATGCGGGTCGGGATGGAGCCCCGAGGGTGGCCGATAAGATGTTGGCGGCCTTTCGCGAGCCGTTCACGGTCGCCGGCCACAGCTTGCGGGTGACGGTGTCAGTAGGCGCCGCGCTCTACCCGCATGACGGCACCACTTTCGACGATCTGCTGAAAAACGCCGATACCGCGCTGTACCGGGCCAAGCAAGAAGGGCGCAACACTCAGGTTTCCTACGCCCGCGAGATGAACGTCGCCGCGTTCGAACGCCTGGTGCTGGAATCGGAATTGCGCAAGGCTATCGAAAGCGGGCAGTTGGTGGCCTATTTCCAGCCCAAGGTTTATCTGAGCGACGGCCGGCTGGCCGGGGCCGAAGCGCTGGTGCGCTGGTTGCACCCCGAGCGAGGTTTGATTTCACCGGGATTTTTCATTCCGGTGGCGGAAGCCAGCGGCCTGATCGTGGCTTTGGGGGACTGGATGCTGGAAGCCGTCTGCCGGCAGCTTGCCGCGTGGCGGGAAGCGGGTTTCCCACCGCTGACCGTCGCGGTCAATCTGGCCGCCCGTCATTTCCGCGATCTGGAGTGTGTCGGGCGCATCCAGAATCTGCTGGCGGTGTATGGCCTGCCGCCGCAAGCGCTGGAACTGGAACTGACCGAATCGACGCTGCTCGATGCCGGCACGCGCACGGCTGAAACGCTGCTGGCGCTCCAGCAATTGGAGATCGGTTTGGCCATCGACGATTTTGGCACCGGTTATTCCAGCCTCGGTTATCTCAAGCGCCTGCCGATCACGGCGCTGAAAATCGATCAAAGCTTCGTGCGCGACCTGGTTACCGATCCCGACGATCTGATTCTTGCCGCCACCATCGTCAACCTCGGGCACAGCCTGGGATTGACCGTGGTCGCCGAGGGCGTCGAAACCGAACAGCAGCGGCGCATCCTGCTGGAGCAGGGCTGCGATCTGGCGCAGGGCTATCTGTTCGGTCCGCCCGTGCCGGCCGAACGTTTCGTCGGCTGGTTCGGCTGCGACACCGTGCGGCCCCAACCGATTGGTGAAGGACCGCCCGGCGTGCGACCGGCCAGCGGGTGA
- a CDS encoding radical SAM protein, producing MKSHISLILLSTLQCNADCEYCFETKTTDRLTLDRLGEMIRKILDYMVEKSLATLTIYWQGGEAMLLPPSWYEQANALIQREAEARGKHVLHGLQSNMLSYSSRWNKVIAEMFGNSVGTSLDYPNLHRKLLGQGPDTYNDIWARRVREARAAGIEVQVIAVPNQATLEIGAERFYRHFVDELGITDFQVNTPFPGGEATAAKKELPVAEVEKLSRFYTELADVWLERGYRQGVRVGPLDSLLQHFSHQPTTLPCIWGDNCVNSMVSIDARGYVAQCDCWVTSYPDYHYGNIFECDSFGELLKNSPARQKFNERPIQLIQRDCLSCDYLSLCHGGCPVRTYTVHGTLFEKDPYCGLYKAMFGRMARAARELAREASTARGVAA from the coding sequence GTGAAAAGCCATATCTCGCTGATCCTGCTATCCACCCTCCAATGCAACGCTGATTGCGAATACTGCTTCGAGACTAAGACCACCGACCGGTTGACGCTCGACCGTCTGGGTGAAATGATCCGCAAGATATTGGATTACATGGTGGAAAAATCGCTCGCCACACTGACTATCTACTGGCAGGGCGGCGAAGCGATGCTGTTGCCGCCGAGTTGGTACGAGCAGGCCAACGCGCTGATCCAGCGTGAGGCCGAGGCGCGCGGCAAGCACGTTCTCCACGGCCTGCAAAGCAACATGCTCTCCTACAGCTCTCGCTGGAACAAGGTGATCGCCGAAATGTTCGGCAACAGCGTCGGCACCTCGTTGGACTACCCCAACCTGCACCGCAAGCTGCTCGGGCAAGGACCGGACACCTATAACGACATTTGGGCGCGGCGGGTGCGCGAGGCGCGGGCGGCCGGCATTGAGGTACAGGTCATCGCCGTTCCAAACCAAGCGACCCTGGAGATCGGCGCGGAACGATTTTACCGTCATTTCGTGGATGAGCTGGGCATCACCGATTTCCAGGTCAACACGCCGTTTCCGGGCGGCGAAGCGACGGCCGCCAAGAAAGAATTACCGGTGGCGGAAGTGGAAAAACTCAGCCGCTTTTACACCGAACTGGCCGATGTTTGGCTGGAGCGCGGCTATCGCCAGGGCGTGCGGGTCGGGCCGCTGGATTCCCTGTTGCAACATTTCAGCCACCAGCCAACGACGCTGCCTTGCATTTGGGGCGATAACTGCGTCAATTCCATGGTCTCAATCGACGCGCGCGGCTACGTGGCGCAATGTGACTGCTGGGTTACCAGCTATCCTGATTACCACTACGGCAATATCTTTGAATGCGACAGCTTCGGCGAACTATTGAAGAACAGTCCGGCACGCCAGAAGTTTAACGAGCGCCCCATCCAGCTCATCCAGCGCGATTGCCTGAGTTGCGACTACCTGTCGCTGTGTCATGGCGGCTGCCCGGTGCGGACCTACACCGTCCACGGCACCCTGTTCGAGAAAGATCCTTATTGCGGCCTGTACAAGGCGATGTTCGGCCGCATGGCGCGCGCGGCGCGCGAACTGGCCCGAGAAGCATCCACCGCGCGCGGCGTAGCCGCTTGA
- a CDS encoding LysR family transcriptional regulator — MSAPLDPDLLRTFVAIVDAGGFTQAAKQVHRTQSAVSMQVRRLEEILNRALFQRVGRGVQLSPDGEALLGYARRLLKLHDEALAALTRPDLTGLVRIGTPDDYVDRFLPDILTRFARAFPRVQLEVHCEPSTNVRRLLTEERLDLALITCTPGAETGEVLRREPVVWASAERHLAHECEPLPLALFQPGCCFRDWALTALDGQGRPYRIAYTSASISGVLAAVTAGLAVTVLCRSVLPAGVRPLGIDEGFPVLPSASITLHRGHGVSAVAECLAGYIREGFGVDAPPLVSLRDRERLVA, encoded by the coding sequence ATGTCCGCCCCACTCGATCCTGATTTGTTGCGAACCTTCGTGGCCATTGTGGATGCCGGCGGTTTCACCCAGGCCGCCAAGCAGGTGCATCGCACCCAGTCGGCGGTGTCGATGCAGGTGCGCCGTCTGGAGGAGATATTGAACCGAGCGCTGTTCCAGCGCGTCGGGCGCGGCGTGCAGCTCTCACCGGACGGCGAAGCCTTGTTGGGGTACGCGCGCCGCTTGTTGAAACTGCACGACGAAGCGCTGGCCGCATTGACACGGCCGGATTTGACGGGTTTGGTGCGCATCGGCACCCCGGATGATTATGTCGACCGCTTTCTACCGGACATTCTGACCCGCTTTGCCCGCGCTTTCCCGCGTGTGCAGTTGGAGGTCCATTGCGAACCCAGTACGAACGTGCGACGGCTGTTGACGGAAGAACGGCTGGATTTGGCGTTGATCACCTGTACGCCCGGCGCGGAAACCGGCGAGGTGCTGCGCCGCGAGCCGGTGGTGTGGGCCAGCGCCGAACGCCATCTGGCGCATGAATGCGAGCCATTGCCGTTGGCGTTGTTTCAGCCCGGCTGCTGTTTTCGTGACTGGGCGCTCACCGCGCTGGACGGGCAGGGGCGACCGTATCGGATCGCCTATACCAGCGCCAGTATCAGCGGGGTGTTGGCGGCGGTCACCGCCGGCTTGGCGGTCACGGTGCTCTGCCGTAGCGTGCTGCCGGCCGGCGTGCGGCCGCTCGGAATCGATGAAGGTTTTCCGGTGCTGCCGTCGGCGAGTATCACCCTGCATCGCGGTCACGGTGTTTCGGCGGTGGCGGAGTGTCTGGCCGGCTACATCCGCGAAGGCTTCGGCGTCGATGCGCCGCCGCTGGTATCCCTCAGGGATCGCGAGCGGCTGGTTGCTTGA
- a CDS encoding DUF4105 domain-containing protein has product MTDGRAETTYLADLLDRAETVGLAERREWQTLLHYRSAVGEEGVLSDVDDPRFFLAPTGKTEPRAELAATLRAFFKTDPVGGDPQPAQCAFIARYRWLKAELNIDDRRLLPQDCGRFRQWFRELDAEAVTLVFASAYLNNPASLFGHTFLRLDRRGQTERTRLLAYAINYAADDSHSSVWSYALDGISGRFIGKFDVRPYYQLVRTYSDLESRDIWEYRLNLDEPQRRRLLEHAWELRGIEFEYYFFRENCAWQLLILLEAANPNWRFSDRFGTWTLPADTIRLLAQQPGLLEEATARPARGTAINRRYETLTADERRLARRLRNDPAIIGAPQFQRLTRQRRALLLELALDERQHRRSGNSGPGREPAPDGIAHRLLVARNQLAVATPPVKIEPYATRPETGHASRRIGFGGGQRAGRGFVEFNARAGYHGLLEPDTGYTPDAQIEALSLAVRHDQHSGRLALDRLTLLDITSLPPANALTPRPSWRLHAGWEPNPQSGCRDCAAFELSGGLGMAAETRWPWRAVWFALPELAFEYGDGFAGGYRAGWGARAGMLLQPAPRWKLLAGATWRDYRLGELGTALRTELRQNLALDKNLSLKMDWRYLEGLHEFGIGLQVYF; this is encoded by the coding sequence GTGACCGACGGACGGGCCGAAACGACTTATCTGGCCGACTTGTTGGATCGCGCCGAAACCGTCGGGCTAGCGGAACGGCGGGAGTGGCAAACGCTGCTCCATTATCGGTCCGCCGTCGGCGAGGAAGGCGTGCTCAGCGATGTGGATGATCCGCGCTTCTTTCTGGCGCCGACCGGAAAAACCGAACCGCGCGCCGAACTCGCCGCGACGCTGCGCGCTTTTTTCAAAACCGATCCGGTCGGCGGCGACCCTCAACCGGCCCAGTGCGCCTTTATCGCCCGTTACCGATGGCTGAAGGCGGAACTGAACATCGACGACCGTCGCCTGTTACCCCAGGATTGCGGGCGTTTTCGGCAGTGGTTTCGCGAGTTGGACGCGGAAGCAGTGACCCTGGTGTTCGCTTCGGCCTATCTCAACAACCCCGCCTCGCTGTTCGGTCATACCTTCCTGCGGCTGGACCGGCGCGGCCAGACCGAGCGAACCCGGCTGTTGGCCTACGCCATCAACTATGCGGCCGACGATTCCCACAGCAGCGTTTGGAGTTATGCGCTGGATGGTATTAGTGGCCGTTTTATCGGCAAGTTCGACGTTCGGCCTTATTACCAGCTGGTCCGCACCTACAGCGATCTGGAAAGCCGTGATATCTGGGAATATCGTTTGAACCTCGACGAGCCGCAACGGCGGCGACTGCTCGAACACGCTTGGGAACTGCGCGGCATTGAGTTCGAATACTACTTTTTCCGGGAAAATTGTGCGTGGCAGTTACTGATCTTGTTGGAGGCGGCTAATCCGAATTGGCGGTTCAGCGACCGCTTTGGGACCTGGACTCTGCCGGCGGACACGATCCGCTTGCTGGCCCAGCAACCAGGATTGCTGGAGGAGGCGACGGCTCGACCGGCGCGCGGCACCGCGATCAACCGCCGCTATGAAACCTTGACCGCCGATGAACGCCGGTTGGCGCGGCGGTTGCGAAACGATCCGGCAATCATCGGCGCGCCCCAATTTCAGCGGCTTACCCGGCAGCGGCGGGCGCTGTTGTTGGAACTGGCGCTGGACGAACGCCAACACCGCCGATCCGGCAACAGCGGGCCAGGACGCGAGCCAGCGCCGGACGGGATCGCACACCGCTTGTTGGTGGCCCGCAACCAGCTTGCGGTGGCAACTCCGCCGGTTAAGATCGAACCTTATGCCACCCGCCCGGAAACCGGTCACGCCTCGCGACGGATCGGCTTTGGCGGCGGCCAACGAGCGGGAAGGGGCTTTGTGGAATTCAACGCGCGAGCCGGCTATCACGGTCTGCTGGAGCCCGATACCGGCTACACCCCTGACGCGCAGATCGAAGCGTTAAGCCTCGCTGTCCGCCATGATCAGCACAGCGGCCGGCTGGCGCTGGATCGGTTGACGCTGCTCGATATCACCTCGCTGCCGCCGGCTAATGCCTTGACGCCGCGACCCTCCTGGCGGCTTCACGCCGGCTGGGAGCCAAATCCCCAATCGGGCTGCCGCGATTGCGCCGCGTTCGAACTGAGCGGCGGTTTAGGGATGGCGGCGGAAACTCGCTGGCCCTGGCGGGCGGTGTGGTTTGCGTTGCCGGAATTAGCGTTCGAATACGGCGACGGTTTCGCCGGGGGCTATCGCGCCGGTTGGGGCGCGCGAGCCGGTATGCTGCTGCAACCGGCGCCTCGCTGGAAGCTGCTGGCGGGCGCGACGTGGCGGGATTACCGGCTGGGAGAACTCGGTACGGCGCTGCGGACAGAACTACGACAGAATTTGGCGCTGGATAAGAATTTGTCACTTAAAATGGATTGGCGCTATCTGGAAGGATTACACGAGTTCGGAATCGGATTACAGGTCTATTTTTGA
- a CDS encoding septal ring lytic transglycosylase RlpA family protein yields MPLYAGAYDQTGKACWYGPRLHGRVTASGQIFNQNKLTAAHPELPFGTRALVTNLDNNKAVRVTINDRGPHVGGCVIDVSRAAAKRLGMTESGISRVRIQAASR; encoded by the coding sequence ATGCCGCTGTACGCGGGCGCCTACGATCAAACCGGCAAGGCCTGTTGGTACGGGCCGCGGTTGCACGGTAGAGTGACCGCCAGCGGCCAGATTTTTAACCAGAACAAACTCACCGCCGCCCATCCGGAACTGCCGTTTGGCACTAGGGCCTTGGTCACCAACCTCGATAACAACAAAGCCGTGCGAGTGACCATCAACGACCGCGGGCCTCATGTAGGAGGCTGCGTGATCGACGTCTCCCGCGCGGCCGCGAAAAGGTTGGGCATGACCGAAAGCGGTATCAGTCGCGTCAGGATTCAGGCCGCATCGAGATAG
- a CDS encoding DUF190 domain-containing protein, giving the protein MNGTYLKFYVHEHRRHHGILLYEWLLERAKKLGIHGGSAFRAIAGFGRHGVLHEDHFFELAGNLPVEVVFAVSDQEAEQLLEVIEKEKVRVFYLKMPVEYGVIGGE; this is encoded by the coding sequence ATGAACGGGACTTATCTGAAATTTTACGTCCACGAACATCGCCGGCACCACGGCATTCTGCTGTATGAATGGTTGCTGGAACGCGCCAAAAAGCTGGGCATCCACGGCGGGTCGGCGTTTCGCGCCATCGCCGGCTTTGGCCGGCACGGCGTGCTACACGAAGATCATTTTTTCGAGTTGGCGGGCAATCTGCCCGTCGAGGTCGTGTTTGCCGTTAGCGATCAAGAGGCCGAGCAACTGCTGGAAGTGATCGAGAAGGAAAAAGTGCGCGTCTTTTACCTCAAGATGCCGGTCGAATACGGGGTGATCGGGGGTGAATAG